In the Desulfosporosinus acidiphilus SJ4 genome, GCTTTCCGCCGACCAAAGAACTCTTTAATGTTGTTTAAACTCCTTTGGTCCAGCTCCATTTGCAAATTCAAGACCTTAGCAACAAGTTCCTTTGTCAAGTCATCCGCCGTCGGTCCCAGTCCGCCGGTTGTGACTAAAAGATCTGAACGATCCATTGCCTGACGTAAAACTTGTTCTAAACGCAAAGAATTATCTCCAACCGTCGTGTGATAGTCTACCTCGATGCCTAAAGAGGAAAGTTTTCCTGTTAAGTAGTGAGCACTTGTATTTAGAGTTTCTCCAAGTAACAACTCTGTCCCAGTAGCTACAATTTCAGCTTTCATATTATTTTATCACTCTCCCTATATCAACGCAAATATACGCGCTTTGTCTTGCTTGCTTAGTTATTTCTCACCTTACATTATGTTATCCTTCATACGATAGAAAAACTTATCTGGTGCTGAGATGAAAAGTAAAAAAAAAAGAACCTCGGAGAGGTTCAGAGTTAAGCAACATTTTGTATATAAGTTCTCAAAGTATCCCCGCTTAGACTTTCCTCTTCCTGCAGAATCTCGGCTAAATGCAATAAGACCTCTTTGTTTTGCTGAATAATCTGCTTGGTACGGTTTTCTAGCTCAGCAAGGATATCTTTTGTAACAGGTTGCCGTTGTTCGGCACTTAATAATGAAACATCGGTCACTCCTAATGGAGACATACCTGCTTGAAGCATTTTTTCCACAAGATTCAAGGCTTGCTCGTAATCGCCGGCAGCACCTGTACTGCGATTTCCCAGACTTTCTTCTTCAGCTAAAGCCCCTGCTAAGGCAACCATAATTTGCTCTTCTAACATAGCTTGTGTATAAAGATATAAATCATCTTTCGGATAATGACGAACATATCCTAAAGCGTTTCCTCTAGAACGAATTGAGACTTGAGAAACTGAGTTCGGTCGTACAGTTTCTGCCAGCATGGCATGTCCGCTTTCGTGAATGGCAATACGTTGCAGTTCTTCTGCAGTTGGCTTTCGATCTAACTTCTCGCCAAGCATGACCTTTTCAACGGCTTCATGGAAATGCCGCGCTGTAATCTCTTTTGCCTGATCCCGCAAGGCAAAAATTGCAGCCTCATTCGTTACGCTCTCTAAATGCGCGCCTGAAAAACCAAAAGTTTCATGAGCAATCGCTTCCAAATCCACATCAGGAGCCAAGGGTTTGTTTTTGGTATGGATCTCCAGAATCGCAACTCTTCCCTCCTTGTCGGGTAGATCAACTTTAACCTGCCGATCAAAACGTCCCGGTCGAAGTATTGCCGGATCTAAGGCTTCCGGGCGATTCGTTGCTGCCATCACCAAAATATGCGGGCCTAGTTCCGTCTTCAGACCATCCATCTCAATGAGCAATTGATTAAGAGTTTGGTCATATTCGTGATGAGAAACATTGCTCCCTCGTTTTGCTCCCAGAATATCCATTTCGTCGATAAAAATAATGGCGCTGGATTTCCTTTCTTTTTTAACCATTTCCCTCGCCCGACGGAATAAACTTCGTACCCTCTCCGCACCGACACCTGCGTACATTTCCACAAACTCGCTGCCGGAAACAGATAAAAATGATGAATCTGTATATTTAGCCGCTGCCTTCGCAAGCAGCGTTTTTCCCGTCCCCGTCGGGCCTGATAATAAAATACCCTTTAACGGACGAATTCCTAAAGCCTTCATCCGATCTGAGTAACGCAGAAAATCCAAGGCCTCTTGAAGTTCCTTTTTAGCAATTGCTTGCCCGCCAATGTCCTCAAAATTAACCATCGTTGAGGTAATCGATTCACCACTTCCCGTTTTTAATACTTGACGGGAAATCCCAAGCGTCCATAAAAAATACGCTCCTATACACAATAAGGCAATGGGCAAAACATTATAACCCATAACCAGCAGAAAGGCAAAAACACCTAATGCTAAACCAATAAGGATATCTCGTTTCACGTGGTCCCCTCCTTATAAAGAAATTGCTTGATAAAGTGATTGTTATCCAATGCCATCAGCGAGTATTAACTTAACTCCTTACTTGGCAGAAACTGCCCTTGATCATGCCGTTCAACCACTTCAATTAATTGAGCCTTTCCTTGTTCCAATAGAACATAAATATTATCACTGTCCATTTGCAGCTGAACTTGAACGCCGGCCTTTTTAGCCATCGTTTGAATGCTTTGCTGCATCTCGGTAAAATTGCCACGCGTAATTCCCTCTTGAATTGGGAACTGCATTTGGTCAAATAATGTTGTCAGGGAAGCATTCCTATGATCTAAATATCGAATAGGTTCTTTACCCACTATAGTTTCCAAAGACAAACTTACTTGACGCAAATTTGCTATGTGTTGGGTCGTAACATCTAATTCTGCTTGACCATCACCCTGAACTGTTTTTACTGAAACAATACCGGATATTTTTTGACTTTGTGTAAGGATTGATGAATCTATCCATTGCTTCTGGTAAAGAATTTTTCCACCTATTAATAAACCGAATATTATAACTGCAACAAAGCTGATAATTAATACGCGCCGTTTCGTCATATACGCATCGTCCTCCATATGCAATACTATTTGCTATATCGACATTATAGCATGCAGTATATCATATAGAAATTAAAGATTTTTCCTAGTTAGGTAATTCGTGTTAAAAATCTCAAATGCTAACTAAGGGAGAGCTTTCTGGATTGGAAAGCTCTCCCTTTTTTTATCTTTAATATAATCAATACCAATTAGATCACTTATGTAACAATTTCCGGGACTTCAGCATATAATCAAGCCCCGAAATAATTGTAAAAAATACGGCTACATACAGCAGAGGCTGCCCAATATGCAGGCCTATAAGTGAAAGCGGCCAGTCGTTGAGTAGTATAGCAGAAATCGCAACGACTTGAGTGATTGTTTTTATTTTCCCCAGCTTGCTTGCACTAATCACAACCCTATCCACTGCGGCAATGGCACGCAGTCCAGTAACCGCAAACTCTCTGGCTAAAACAATCCAAGCAATCCAAGCATTTACTTCACCAAGCTCAACCAAAGAAACCAACGCAGCGGAAACCAAAAGTTTATCTGCCAACGGATCCATAAATTTACCAAGATTCGTTACCTGATGACGCTTACGGGCTATATAACCGTCCAAGCCGTCTGTGGCAGAGGCTAATATAAAAATGATCGCCGCTACTATTTCTTGATGAGGAAAAAGTGTATGACCTTTGGGAACTTGGAGCAGCAGAAAGGCCATGAACACAGGTATTAAAATAATGCGCGCTAATGTTAAACG is a window encoding:
- a CDS encoding AAA family ATPase, giving the protein MKRDILIGLALGVFAFLLVMGYNVLPIALLCIGAYFLWTLGISRQVLKTGSGESITSTMVNFEDIGGQAIAKKELQEALDFLRYSDRMKALGIRPLKGILLSGPTGTGKTLLAKAAAKYTDSSFLSVSGSEFVEMYAGVGAERVRSLFRRAREMVKKERKSSAIIFIDEMDILGAKRGSNVSHHEYDQTLNQLLIEMDGLKTELGPHILVMAATNRPEALDPAILRPGRFDRQVKVDLPDKEGRVAILEIHTKNKPLAPDVDLEAIAHETFGFSGAHLESVTNEAAIFALRDQAKEITARHFHEAVEKVMLGEKLDRKPTAEELQRIAIHESGHAMLAETVRPNSVSQVSIRSRGNALGYVRHYPKDDLYLYTQAMLEEQIMVALAGALAEEESLGNRSTGAAGDYEQALNLVEKMLQAGMSPLGVTDVSLLSAEQRQPVTKDILAELENRTKQIIQQNKEVLLHLAEILQEEESLSGDTLRTYIQNVA
- the pgsA gene encoding CDP-diacylglycerol--glycerol-3-phosphate 3-phosphatidyltransferase gives rise to the protein MNLPNRLTLARIILIPVFMAFLLLQVPKGHTLFPHQEIVAAIIFILASATDGLDGYIARKRHQVTNLGKFMDPLADKLLVSAALVSLVELGEVNAWIAWIVLAREFAVTGLRAIAAVDRVVISASKLGKIKTITQVVAISAILLNDWPLSLIGLHIGQPLLYVAVFFTIISGLDYMLKSRKLLHK